In Cyclopterus lumpus isolate fCycLum1 chromosome 9, fCycLum1.pri, whole genome shotgun sequence, a single genomic region encodes these proteins:
- the LOC117735901 gene encoding dual specificity protein phosphatase 26-like produces MSYTSKLPASWNDQPPSRKVEIDLSSPGLAVCELERLLFTGKAIISHADEVWPRLYIGDQHSAENRADLCKHRVTHILNAAHSKRGVQPGIYEGTEVTYMGIEAHDSCGFDMSVNFQAAAHFIHRALSRGGKVLVHCHVGVSRSATLVLAYLMLKQNLTLVEAICAVKDNRRVIPNRGFLRQLIRLDGQLFRTQ; encoded by the exons atgtcctaTACATCCAAGCTTCCTGCGTCTTGGAACGATCAACCTCCTTCTCGCAAAGTGGAAATTGACCTGAGTTCACCTGGCTTAGCAGTGTGTGAGTTGGAAAGACTTTTGTTTACTGGCAAAGCCATCATCAGCCATGCAGATGAAGTGTGGCCGAGGCTTTATATTGGTGACCA acacAGTGCAGAGAACCGGGCTGATCTGTGCAAGCATCGAGTCACCCACATCCTCAATGCAGCTCACAGTAAACGCGGAGTACAGCCGGGCATCTACGAAGGCACGGAGGTCACCTACATGGGCATAGAGGCTCATGACTCCTGTGGCTTTGACATGAGCGTCAACTTCCAGGCAGCAGCACACTTTATCCACAGAGCTCTCAGCAGAGGAG GCAAAGTGTTGGTGCACTGTCATGTAGGAGTGAGCCGCTCCGCCACCCTTGTCCTGGCTTATCTGATGCTGAAGCAGAACCTGACCCTCGTGGAGGCTATTTGTGCTGTGAAAGACAACCGGAGAGTCATCCCTAATCGAGGTTTCCTCCGACAGCTCATCAGACTGGATGGCCAGCTATTTCGCACACAGTGA
- the LOC117736742 gene encoding serine protease inhibitor 2.1-like, whose protein sequence is MTHAAVGLWILSAVICVGRGHLPGHGPPGHGKDQDTALDGLANSLSVVTSANKGFAYRLYMKLAAHADSEGKNIFFSPYSVSVALAALSVGARGETHRQLFSVLGFNNSLMTQTDVDQAFQMLLKTTNGTSQEDTSEGTAVFVDNRFKAQPEFLETLKQSYFADGFNLDFTQTTDSANTINKYVEEKTNGKIDKLVDSVDPNTVMYLISYIYFKGKWATPFDPKLTKEDIFMVDENTKVPVQMMNMEERFDTYYDRAINTSVLHLPFDSSYSMLLLLPDDMSTLENAISPAYVTKWLKWMTTRTHDIYIPKFSIKSSYTLNDVLTEMGMADMFGDRADLSGISDVKKLAVSDVVHQATLDVDEAGATAAAVTGIGITLLSFRQIPVLKFNRPFMVVITERNTERMLFMGKIINPNL, encoded by the exons ATGACGCATGCAGCCGTGGGTTTATGGATCTTATCTGCAGTGATCTGTGTGGGGAGAGGCCATCTCCCTGGTCATGGTCCCCCTGGTCATGGCAAAGATCAAGACACTGCCCTCGATGGTCTTGCTAACAGCCTCTCAGTGGTGACTTCAGCAAACAAAGGGTTTGCCTACCGTCTCTACATGAAATTAGCAGCTCATGCTGACTCCGAAGGCAAGAATATCTTCTTCTCTCCATATAGTGTCTCTGTCGCCTTGGCTGCCTTGTCCGTAGGAGCACGAGGGGAGACCCACCGTCAGCTTTTCAGTGTTCTGGGTTTCAACAACTCCTTAATGACGCAGACAGATGTAGATCAGGCCTTCCAGATGCTCCTCAAAACGACAAACGGCACTTCTCAGGAAGACACCAGCGAAGGGACCGCTGTATTTGTGGACAACCGCTTCAAGGCCCAGCCCGAGTTCCTGGAGACCTTGAAGCAGTCCTACTTTGCAGATGGGTTCAACCTTGACTTCACCCAAACCACAGATAGCGCCAATACCATCAATAAGTATGTGGAGGAGAAGACCAACGGAAAGATAGACAAACTGGTCGACAGCGTGGATCCAAACACCGTCATGTATCTCATCAGCTACATCTACTTCAAAG GAAAGTGGGCGACTCCATTTGATCCCAAACTCACCAAAGAGGACATCTTCATGGTGGATGAGAACACCAAG GTTCCAGTCCAGATGATGAATATGGAGGAGCGTTTTGATACATATTACGACAGGGCCATTAACACATCAGTCCTCCACCTGCCCTTCGACAGCTCTTACTccatgctgctgttgttgcctGACGATATGTCAACACTGGAGAATGCCATTTCTCCAGCCTATGTCACCAAATGGTTGAAATGGATGACGACCAG gacacatgacatatatattCCAAAGTTCTCCATCAAGAGTTCCTACACACTGAATGATGTGCTGACTGAAATGGGAATGGCAGACATGTTTGGTGATCGTGCAGATTTGAGTGGCATTTCAGATGTGAAAAAACTGGCAGTCTCAGAT GTTGTTCACCAAGCTACCCTGGATGTCGATGAGGCCGGAGCCACTGCTGCAGCTGTCACAGGCATTGGTATCACACTTCTGTCATTCCGCCAAATCCCTGTCTTGAAGTTCAATCGTCCATTTATGGTTGTCATCACTGAACGCAACACAGAAAGAATGCTTTTCATGGGCAAGATTATTAACCCAAACCTCTGA
- the carnmt1 gene encoding carnosine N-methyltransferase yields the protein MAETTGEAPQGRPFNKEKMKDSPEEEAKLERQHFWRIIDAFRFYRVHVQEQVKRAEGQILSLPQRHQDLLPDVLSNLARISQCADHNQEILQAVVHNSLHMFENIEYGEREDPRKVCPSTTFDMDKLKSTIKQFIRDWSETGRAERDTCYQPIIEEIQRLFPNDQYDVSKVSVLIPGAGLGRLAWEIARLGYICQGNEWSFFMLFSSNFVLNRCETVNSLTLYPWIHQFSNNKKSSDQTRPIIFPDVNPQSLPLDADFSMVAGDFVEVYSESDSWDCVATCFFIDTAHNVIEYVETIWKILKPGGVWINLGPLLYHFENMADELSVELSYEDIRTAIVNVGFRIEVEKPSVQTTYTENDRSMLRYIYDCVFFVARKPADLYFNGQEGEEEEEDDQQQSFPPAAKSPRREGTDRLT from the exons ATGGCCGAAACAACAGGAGAGGCACCGCAAGGAAGACCGTTtaacaaagagaaaatgaaagacaGCCCCGAGGAGGAGGCCAAGCTGGAAAGGCAGCATTTCTGGAGAATAATCGATGCTTTTAGATTTTACAG GGTCCATGTCCAGGAGCAGGTTAAGCGTGCCGAGGGTCAGATTTTGAGTCTCCCGCAGCGACACCAGGATTTGCTGCCAGATGTTTTGTCCAATCTGGCCCGGATCAGCCAGTGTGCGGACCACAACCAGGAGATCCTGCAGGCCGTCGTTCACAACAGCCTCCACATGTTTGAGAACATTGAATACGGCGAGAGG GAAGATCCGCGGAAGGTGTGTCCATCTACTACGTTTGACATGGACAAGCTTAAGTCCACCATAAAGCAGTTTATCAGAGACTGGAGCGAGACAGGCCgggcagagagagacacctgCTACCAGCCCATCATCGAAGAGATCCAAAGACTATTCCCAAATGATCAATA TGATGTGTCTAAGGTGAGCGTGCTGATTCCGGGCGCTGGGCTTGGCCGTCTAGCCTGGGAAATAGCACGGCTGGGCTATATTTGCCAGGGCAACGAATGGAGCTTCTTCATGCTCTTCTCTTCAAACTTTGTTCTCAATAG GTGTGAAACGGTGAACTCTCTGACCCTGTACCCCTGGATCCACCAGTTTAGCAACAACAAGAAATCCTCTGACCAAACACGACCAATCATATTCCCCGATGTCAACCCTCAGAGCTTACCTTTAGATGCAGACTTCTCCATGGTAGCAGGAGACTTTGTGGAAGTCTACAGTGAATCAG ATTCCTGGGACTGTGTGGCTACCTGCTTCTTTATTGACACAGCTCATAATGTCATTGAGTATGTGGAGACTATCTGGAAGATTCTTAAACCTGGTGGAGTGTGGATCAACCTGG GTCCACTGCTGTACCACTTTGAGAACATGGCCGATGAACTGTCAGTTGAACTTAGCTATGAAGACATTAGGACAGCGATTGTTAACGTTGGCTTCCGTATAGAG GTGGAGAAACCGTCTGTTCAGACCACCTACACAGAAAACGACCGCTCTATGTTGAGATACATTTACGACTGTGTCTTCTTTGTGGCACGGAAACCTGCAGACCTGTACTTTAACGgtcaagaaggagaagaagaagaagaagatgaccAACAACAGAGTTTTCCACCGGCTGCAAAGTCACCACGACGAGAAGGTACCGACAGGCTGACGTGA
- the wu:fa19b12 gene encoding uncharacterized protein C9orf40 homolog, whose product MAKRRAEDTLLHGSPSKRCHRSLSSVGLPLESMAPTGCVSPPSLLALMGCRKRPHHPEDPQKQEDAPLYREPANCDTRKHGANILPQQTSGGFQGPRRSSTLTSSKKRPRDNCASLETAIPKENDKAGEDNNTEDCTYNSFQYWKLPLPELNLSLLKDENHSQRKEEPKVKDSASDAMET is encoded by the exons ATGGCGAAGAGACGTGCGGAGGACACTCTGCTACACGGCTCTCCCTCCAAAAGATGTCACCGCTCTCTCAGCAGTGTTGGCCTGCCGCTGGAAAGCATGGCTCCCACCGGGTGTGTGAGCCCGCCGTCCCTCCTGGCTCTAATGGGCTGCAGAAAGAGGCCGCACCACCCTGAAGACCCACAGAAACAAGAAGACGCACCCCTTTATCGCGAGCCCGCAAACTGCGACACAAGAAAGCATGGAGCTAATATTTTGCCCCAACAGACTTCTGGAGGTTTCCAGGGCCCTCGCCGCTCCAGCACTCTCACGAGCTCGAAGAAACGACCTCGAGACAACTGCGCGAGTTTAGAGACGGCCATTCCTAAAGAGAATGATAAA GCTGGTGAGGACAACAACACTGAAGACTGCACATACAACTCCTTCCAGTACTGGAAGTTGCCCTTACCGGAACTTAACCTTTCACTGCTCAAAGATGAGAACCATTCCCAACGTAAAGAGGAGCCAAAAGTCAAGGACTCTGCTTCCGATGCCATGGAAACCTGA